TAATAGCAGCACTCAATGCCCTTATATTTGGCTTTGGGTTGCATTTGGTTTTCAGGGGATTTTGGGTAGCCGCCGTGTGTTTGAGCTACGTTTTTCCTAAAGGCATCCAAGCCGATAAGGTAGACCATTATGCGCCACCATTTAAACAAAAGGTGAGAAAAGTAACAGACACTTCTGTAGATTTGGTAGTGTGGATGGAGTCGGCAAGTAGCACGATATTTTTTCTCTCATTTTTTTTGTTTTCGCTTATTATGGGTGTTTTGCTTGCTCTTCTCATCATTATTCCACATAGTAGCCTGCGCGAAACCTGGGGCGAAACAGGGTTTCTACTCTTAAAAATAGGCTCAGGAATCATGTTGTTGCTAGGTGGAGTATACCTGATCGACTTCTTAACCCTGGGGTTGATCAAAAAGCAACAAAAAATCGCCAAAATATACTATCCCATATATTGGGTATTTTCTATACTTTCCCTTTCTTTTTTGTACCGCAGTGCTTACTATGCTTTGGTAACCAATATCAGGCGTAAGTGGTGGTTTGTTGTAGGTGTGGTAGTGTATATGGCAGTAGCCTTTGCCATTACTCAGTTTTCTTTTGCTGGGTCAAGCCCAATGCCTGCTCTGAGCTTTGGTAAGCTCAACCTAAAAAGTTACTTGGGTATTCAGTCAAACCGTTATCAATTTCATACACGGCAATACGAAAACATGCGCAAAAAAAACGACATGGTTCAGCATGTATCTATCCAGTCCGATATTATTGGCAGCAAATACCTCAAACTGTTTATTGTACATCAAAAAGCCATTGAAAGATTAATGGATGTTGACTGTCAGCAAAAAAAACATCACAAGGCTCAAGCAATCCGGCAACGAAAGATGCTCCATTGTTATCAGAATTTTTATAGAATTTATATAGACAACAAACGTGTACCTCACTTAAAATGGCGTTATTATCAACACCCACATACCAACGAAAGAGGCATTATCAGTTTGGTTCCTATCGATTATTTAGCCTCCAGTGAGCATACTGTAGAAGTAAAACTGAATGTAAGTACCAAAAAAGAATTAGAAGAACTGAAGAGATTTGGGATGAAAGATGATATATATGCCTATATTCCTTTCTGGAAAGAGTCTAAGTAAAACGTAATTGAGCCTTATTTCATGTTGTCTAAATCTACCCTGTTACACCTCCGTTTACCATTTTCATTTTTCTTAATGCCTGTTTTTTGTTTTGCCGCAGGCATTGCTTTTTCAGGCGATTGGTTCAGGCTGTTGCTTACTTTTGGCATTTTACACTTGATGGTATACCCCGCAAGCAATGGTTATAACTCTTATTACGACAAAGACGAAGAAAGTATAGGAGGCTTGGAACAACCTCCACCCGTAAGCAAACAATTACTATATGTGTCACTTTTGATAGATGGCATCGCCCTTTTGTTAAGCCTCCTCGTGAGCCTGTGGTTTACTCTAGGCATTTTACTATACGGCTTGGTATCTAAAGCATATAGCAATGACACCATTCGCTTAAAAAAAATGCCTGTATTAGGTTGGTTAACGGTGGGCGTTTTTCAAGGAGGTTTTACTTTTCTGATAGTATACCAAGGGGTTGCCCTGGCAAGTATGACTCAGTTGATGGAAGGCAAAATATTGTTTGCAGCTTTGTTAAGTACTGTATTGTTGTTGGGGTCTTACCCTATGACTCAAGTATACCAACATAGTGAAGATGCCCGGCGAGGCGATTTGACTATTAGCCGTATGCTTGGCATTAGAGGTACATTTTTGTTTACAGGTGGGGCATTTGCCTTGGCTACTATGGGGTATGTATGGTATTTTAGCCAATATTTTTCTATACATGTAGCATTTGCTTTTGTTGCAACTCTTTCGCCTGTGGTATTGTTTTTTGGTTGGTGGTTTTGGCAAACACTCCAAAATCCCAGACAAGCTAACTTTAAAAATACCATGCGTCTAAACCTGTATTCAGCCATTTGTATGAATGTGTTTTTTATTGGTTTAGGTATATGGTTGCAACGGTAGTCAAGTGTATTAACTCTACTGGTTTGATTGCTTAATCTCTCAAAACGAGGTACCTTGCCTTGCTTGTAAACTCAAAAACTGTAAGAATATGGCTAGAATAGTAGACCTGTCTAAAACAATAGAATATAAAAAAGAAGATCCTTGGTTTATGCGCATCAAAGTTAAGCACAAACCCCACCATAAAGCATTTATGCTGATTCGGTATTTTCTAAAATTACCGACAAAACTATTCCCAAAAGATTTTGTGGGCTGGGCAGACGATGCCATCAAAAAAATGGGAGTTCACTCCTCTACTCATATCGATGCCCCCTGGCACTATAGTCCTACAGTAGCGGGGCAACCCGC
This sequence is a window from Microscilla marina ATCC 23134. Protein-coding genes within it:
- a CDS encoding UbiA family prenyltransferase — its product is MLSKSTLLHLRLPFSFFLMPVFCFAAGIAFSGDWFRLLLTFGILHLMVYPASNGYNSYYDKDEESIGGLEQPPPVSKQLLYVSLLIDGIALLLSLLVSLWFTLGILLYGLVSKAYSNDTIRLKKMPVLGWLTVGVFQGGFTFLIVYQGVALASMTQLMEGKILFAALLSTVLLLGSYPMTQVYQHSEDARRGDLTISRMLGIRGTFLFTGGAFALATMGYVWYFSQYFSIHVAFAFVATLSPVVLFFGWWFWQTLQNPRQANFKNTMRLNLYSAICMNVFFIGLGIWLQR